From the Daucus carota subsp. sativus chromosome 8, DH1 v3.0, whole genome shotgun sequence genome, one window contains:
- the LOC108199848 gene encoding homeobox-leucine zipper protein ATHB-14, with the protein MGESQMDCSKYVRYTAEQVEALERVYAECPKPSSSRRQQLIRDIPILSNIEPKQIKVWFQNRRCREKQRKEASSLQTVNGKLSAMNKLLMEENERLQKQVSHLVYDNGCMRTQLHTASPTTTDTGCGSMVAISQQQQQTSTSQHPHRDANSPTGLLAIAEETLAEFLRKAIGTAVNWVQIVGMKPGPDSIGSVAISRNCRGIAARACGLVGLEPRKVAEILKDRISWFHDCRCLDVSSVFPTGNGGTLELLYMQTYAPTTLASARDFWTLRYTTTLEDGSLVVCERSLTSSTGGPMRPPTACFVRADMLPSGYLIRPCDGGGSIINIVDHMDLNPLTVPEVLRPLYESSTILAQKMTMASLRHIRQIAQETSGEIKYTGGHRPAVLRAFRQRLCRGFNDAINGFVDDGWSTMNSDGLEDVTVAINMSAGKFLSSQYNAFSMLPTFGGVLCAKASMLIQDVPPPLLVRFLREHRSEWADSMIDAYNAASLKASPYAVPCARPGAPPSTQVILPLAHSMENEELLEVVRLENRAPEDLTLTSNMYLLQLCSGIDEKTAGGCAQLVFAPIDESFADDAPLLPSGFRVIPLDPESDKSSANRTLDLASALEVRHGGAHPHGEDNAGNYNLRSVLTIAFQFPFENHFRDNVASMARQYVRSVVGSVQRVAMAISPSRANFNLEPKQLPGSPEAFTLARWISRSYRVHTGAELLKTESQVGNAVLEHLWNHSDAILCCSVKTNISPVFSFANQAGLDMLETTLVALQDIMLHKILDDAGQKVLLSEFSKIMQQGFAYLPAGVCFSSMGRSISYDQAIVWKVLKDDNSDHCLAFMFLNWSFI; encoded by the exons ATGCCGTGAAAAGCAGAGAAAGGAAGCATCTAGTCTACAGACTGTGAATGGGAAGCTGAGTGCCATGAACAAGCTGTTGATGGAAGAAAATGAACGCCTGCAAAAGCAGGTCTCTCACCTAGTTTATGATAATGGATGCATGCGTACCCAACTGCACACT GCATCACCAACGACCACTGACACTGGCTGTGGGTCTATGGTCGCGATCTCGCAGCAACAACAGCAAACCTCAACATCTCAGCATCCGCACAGAGATGCTAACAGCCCAACTGG TCTTCTCGCAATAGCTGAGGAGACCCTGGCAGAGTTCCTCCGCAAGGCTATTGGGACTGCTGTCAACTGGGTACAGATAGTTGGAATGAAG CCTGGTCCGGATTCTATTGGCAGTGTTGCCATTTCCCGCAACTGTAGGGGAATAGCAGCTCGAGCCTGCGGTCTTGTGGGTCTCGAACCCAGAAAG GTCGCTGAAATCCTGAAAGATCGTATATCTTGGTTCCATGACTGCCGTTGCCTAGATGTATCGAGTGTATTTCCAACTGGAAATGGAGGAACATTAGAGCTCCTATACATGCAG ACTTATGCACCTACGACACTGGCATCAGCTCGAGATTTCTGGACATTAAGATATACTACAACTTTAGAAGATGGAAGTCTTGTG GTATGTGAAAGGTCACTGACTTCTTCAACGGGTGGTCCTATGAGGCCTCCCACTGCATGCTTTGTGAGAGCCGACATGTTACCTAGTGGCTATCTGATAAGACCTTGTGATGGTGGTGGCTCCATTATTAACATAGTTGATCATATGGACTTAAAT CCTTTGACCGTTCCTGAAGTTTTGAGGCCTCTATACGAGTCATCCACAATTTTAGCTCAGAAAATGACTATGGCG TCATTACGACACATAAGACAAATTGCTCAAGAAACCAGCGGTGAGATTAAATATACTGGCGGGCACCGGCCTGCTGTTCTCAGGGCATTTCGTCAAAGATTGTGCCG GGGCTTTAATGATGCTATTAATGGATTTGTTGATGATGGTTGGTCGACCATGAACAGTGATGGCTTGGAGGATGTTACAGTCGCCATTAACATGTCTGCAGGGAAATTTCTTAGTTCCCAGTATAACGCATTTTCGATGCTCCCAACTTTTGGTGGAGTATTGTGTGCCAAAGCATCAATGCTTATTCAG GATGTTCCCCCTCCTTTGCTTGTTCGCTTCCTGAGAGAGCACCGCTCAGAGTGGGCGGACAGTATGATCGATGCTTACAATGCTGCATCACTGAAAGCATCTCCATATGCTGTTCCTTGTGCCAGACCCGGTGCCCCTCCTAGTACACAGGTCATTTTGCCTCTTGCACATTCCATGGAGAATGAAGAG TTGTTGGAGGTTGTCCGGCTAGAAAATCGGGCACCAGAGGACCTGACTTTGACGAGCAATATGTACTTATTGCAG CTATGCAGTGGAATTGATGAGAAAACGGCAGGAGGCTGTGCTCAACTTGTGTTTGCACCTATTGATGAATCGTTCGCTGATGATGCTCCCTTGCTGCCATCTGGTTTCCGTGTGATACCATTGGATCCTGAATCA GATAAGTCTAGTGCAAACAGAACATTGGATTTGGCTTCTGCACTTGAAGTGAGACATGGTGGTGCACACCCCCATGGGGAAGATAATGCTGGAAATTATAATCTTAGGTCAGTTTTGACTATAGCGTTCCAATTCCCTTTTGAGAACCACTTTAGAGACAATGTGGCTTCTATGGCTCGTCAATACGTACGGAGCGTTGTAGGCTCTGTTCAGAGGGTTGCAATGGCTATTTCTCCATCTCGAGCTAACTTCAATTTAGAGCCAAAACAGCTACCTGGGTCTCCCGAAGCTTTCACTTTAGCACGCTGGATTAGCAGGAGTTACAG GGTCCACACTGGGGCAGAGCTTCTCAAGACAGAATCTCAAGTGGGCAATGCTGTTTTGGAGCATCTGTGGAATCATTCTGATGCGATACTTTGCTGCTCTGTCAAAACAAAT ATATCTCCGGTCTTCTCCTTCGCAAACCAGGCGGGTCTAGACATGCTTGAAACTACATTGGTGGCCCTCCAGGATATAATGCTTCATAAAATTTTGGATGATGCTGGTCAGAAAGTTCTCCTTTCGGAATTCTCAAAGATCATGCAACAG GGATTTGCTTATCTACCAGCGGGTGTATGTTTTTCAAGCATGGGCAGATCCATATCTTACGATCAAGCCATTGTGTGGAAAGTTCTCAAAGACGATAATTCTGATCACTGCCTCGCTTTCATGTTCCTAAACTGGTCCTTTATCTAG
- the LOC108197126 gene encoding DNA-damage-repair/toleration protein DRT111, chloroplastic, with product MLGGLYGDLPPPSSTTDETKSQSNPTSNVWSSTVKMAPPTLRKPSSVFASPSVLQKAQAKSKPSASKPAMSVSVSTPVVAVVGREQALVGVTASVVEEYDPARPNDYEEYRREKREREKEIRVKRELDRRRVEEEERERREREEREREREREVGVSGEEAWKRRAAMSGGSVGREREREREDSPTGSGDGFLIGKSETGGLGVGAGGQMTAAQRMMAKMGWKQGQGLGKQEQGITTPLVAKKTDRRAGVIVNASEKQEKEKKVKSVNINGTPTRVVLLRNMVGPGEVDDDLEGEVASECAKYGNVTRVLIFEITEPNFPTDEAVRIFVQFEREGEATKALIDLEGRFFGGRVVRASFYEEDRFNKNELAPMPGEIPGFT from the exons ATGCTAGGAGGATTGTACGGAGATCTGCCACCTCCATCATCAACAACTGACGAAACTAAAAGCCAATCGAACCCCACTTCCAATGTCTGGTCCTCCACCGTCAAAATGGCCCCACCCACTCTCCGCAAGCCCTCCTCTGTTTTCGCCTCCCCCAGCGTGCTCCAGAAGGCCCAGGCCAAGTCCAAGCCCTCTGCTTCCAAGCCTGCGATGAGTGTGAGTGTTTCGACGCCAGTTGTGGCTGTGGTGGGGAGAGAGCAGGCTCTTGTTGGCGTTACGGCCTCGGTGGTGGAGGAGTATGATCCGGCTAGGCCGAATGATTACGAGGAGTATAGGAGGGagaagagggagagagagaaggagattAGGGTGAAGAGGGAGCTGGATAGGAGGAgggtggaggaggaggagagggagaggagggagagggaggagagagagagggagagggagagggaggtgGGGGTTTCGGGGGAGGAGGCGTGGAAGAGGAGGGCGGCGATGAGTGGGGGGAGTgtggggagggagagggagagagagagggaggattCGCCGACGGGGAGTGGGGATGGGTTTTTGATTGGGAAGTCGGAGACGGGAGGGTTGGGAGTGGGGGCGGGGGGGCAGATGACGGCGGCACAGAGGATGATGGCGAAGATGGGGTGGAAGCAGGGGCAGGGGTTGGGGAAACAGGAGCAAGGGATCACCACGCCTTTGGTGGCTAAGAAGACGGATAGGAGAGCTGGGGTTATTGTGAATgctagtgagaaacaggagaaGGAGAAGAAGGTTAAGAGTGTTAATATTAATGGGACGCCGACCAGGGTCGTGTTGCTTAGGAATATG GTGGGTCCTGGTGAGGTTGATGATGATCTAGAAGGGGAGGTAGCTTCAGAGTGTGCGAAGTATGGAAATGTGACCAGGGTCCTAATATTTGAGATTACAGAGCCAAACTTCCCAACAGATGAAGCAGTCAGAATATTCGTGCAGTTTGAGAGAGAAGGAGAAGCAACAAAAGCACTTATTGATCTTGAAGGTCGCTTCTTTGGGGGTAGGGTGGTGCGGGCCTCCTTCTATGAGGAGGATAGGTTTAACAAAAATGAGCTGGCTCCGATGCCTGGGGAGATTCCTGGTTTCACTTGA